One Aliidongia dinghuensis DNA window includes the following coding sequences:
- the rpmB gene encoding 50S ribosomal protein L28: MARKCDITGKGVQTGNNVSHANNKTRRRFMPNLQVTSLLSDTLGFAVRLRLSTNAIRTIEHNGGIDAFLLSTAASKLPAEARRLKKQIEKAAAAKAAKAA; the protein is encoded by the coding sequence ATGGCCAGAAAGTGCGATATCACCGGCAAGGGTGTGCAGACGGGTAACAACGTCAGCCACGCCAACAACAAGACCCGCCGCCGGTTCATGCCGAACCTGCAGGTGACCTCGTTGTTGTCGGACACGCTGGGCTTCGCCGTGCGTCTGCGCCTGTCGACCAACGCGATCCGCACGATCGAGCACAATGGCGGCATCGATGCCTTCCTGCTGTCGACCGCGGCGTCCAAGCTGCCGGCCGAGGCACGCCGTCTGAAGAAGCAGATCGAGAAGGCCGCCGCCGCCAAGGCCGCGAAGGCCGCCTAA